A genomic region of Desulfobacterales bacterium contains the following coding sequences:
- a CDS encoding aldehyde ferredoxin oxidoreductase N-terminal domain-containing protein → MRYAETGFNLEIDLTRGNIERVETDPRDTELYLGGLGTNAKILWDRVPPEVEPFSPDNLLIFSAGLLCGTPATGCNRTIVSTISPQTQLMAFSMMGGFWAPELKYAGYDKVILRGKSPDLVYLWINDDKVEIRDAAHLKGKGTVETAELIRKELAEPKAQVAAIGLAGENRVYFASIEQGRSSASRGGIGAVMGDKGVKAIAVRGTKDINISQPAEYLGLCNEVLEYIKFRNENPVPGVMPILAGLGSPQEMAIHDEKWHTENFMWGNSRTRRKDFWNDEVAQAWTETMNNARTRLISCYNCPMTCGATISMPGLPTYMMKCFSKLTYTMAAMSDLDFGLRIAQSATEYGVDGFSAPQVMAFALELYENGILTDEHFQGMPSDNEGRFYWLLDRIVRREGIGDVLANGTYWAAKEIGNGAEAYAHNNIKKHEQLPLKLSMLNPIYFLMYSTGEKINITQIEGQFPQAPWPTREEREAFVKDWFQVPDEKFKQYLLDWELRGENSIPYYPTVQMCCDIVDWQERMHYIDDALGMCSGLSSFPLKPPYHIHNYPKFISAGAGFDMDEEKLTQAAKRYRTLVRAINIRRGMRRKDEKPPENHWKKRFPELEKELLDTYYKFKGWNNDGIPTKSYLHEMGLDYVAKDFLKRGILTDSEDAPSEEDSAKKE, encoded by the coding sequence ATGAGGTACGCAGAAACAGGGTTTAATTTGGAAATCGATTTAACCCGGGGAAATATCGAAAGGGTAGAAACCGACCCCAGAGACACCGAACTTTACCTGGGAGGTTTAGGTACGAATGCCAAGATATTGTGGGATAGGGTTCCTCCTGAAGTAGAACCTTTTTCTCCTGATAATCTGCTCATATTCAGCGCCGGTCTTTTATGCGGCACACCGGCTACCGGTTGTAACCGTACCATTGTTTCCACCATTTCTCCCCAGACTCAGTTAATGGCATTTTCAATGATGGGGGGATTTTGGGCGCCGGAATTGAAGTATGCCGGTTATGACAAAGTGATCCTGCGCGGCAAGTCCCCTGACCTGGTTTATTTGTGGATAAACGATGACAAAGTCGAAATACGGGATGCCGCCCATTTGAAGGGTAAAGGGACTGTTGAAACCGCAGAACTCATTCGCAAGGAGCTGGCGGAACCCAAAGCCCAGGTGGCTGCCATCGGCCTGGCCGGTGAAAACAGGGTCTATTTTGCGTCCATCGAGCAGGGCCGGTCCAGCGCCAGCCGCGGCGGGATAGGGGCCGTTATGGGCGACAAAGGGGTGAAGGCCATCGCTGTTCGCGGAACAAAGGACATCAATATTTCCCAACCGGCTGAATACCTGGGGCTTTGCAATGAAGTGCTGGAATATATCAAATTCAGAAACGAAAATCCGGTGCCGGGGGTAATGCCCATTTTAGCCGGGCTTGGGTCGCCCCAGGAGATGGCCATCCATGACGAGAAGTGGCATACCGAGAATTTCATGTGGGGGAATTCCCGCACCCGCAGAAAGGATTTTTGGAATGATGAAGTTGCACAGGCGTGGACCGAGACCATGAACAATGCCCGGACGCGGCTGATCAGTTGCTATAACTGTCCGATGACATGCGGGGCAACCATTTCCATGCCGGGACTTCCGACATATATGATGAAATGCTTCTCGAAGCTTACGTACACCATGGCGGCCATGTCGGATCTGGATTTTGGTTTGCGAATCGCCCAAAGCGCTACAGAGTATGGTGTGGACGGATTCTCAGCCCCGCAAGTCATGGCTTTCGCCCTTGAGCTCTACGAAAACGGCATTTTGACGGACGAACACTTCCAGGGGATGCCGTCCGATAACGAGGGGAGATTTTATTGGCTGCTTGATAGAATTGTCCGGCGGGAAGGGATAGGCGATGTTCTGGCCAACGGGACGTATTGGGCGGCTAAAGAGATCGGTAACGGCGCCGAAGCATATGCCCATAACAACATCAAGAAGCACGAGCAGCTGCCCCTTAAGCTATCCATGCTGAATCCCATTTATTTCCTGATGTACAGCACAGGAGAGAAAATAAACATCACACAGATCGAAGGGCAGTTCCCCCAGGCGCCTTGGCCCACAAGAGAGGAGCGCGAAGCGTTTGTAAAGGATTGGTTCCAGGTTCCCGACGAAAAATTCAAGCAATACCTTCTGGACTGGGAGCTGCGGGGAGAAAACTCAATTCCTTATTACCCGACGGTCCAAATGTGCTGCGATATTGTCGACTGGCAGGAGCGGATGCACTACATTGATGACGCCTTGGGGATGTGCTCCGGTCTGTCTTCATTTCCCCTGAAGCCTCCCTATCATATACACAATTACCCGAAATTTATCTCAGCAGGGGCCGGCTTCGATATGGATGAAGAAAAACTGACCCAGGCAGCCAAAAGATACCGGACTTTAGTCAGAGCCATTAATATCAGAAGGGGGATGCGCAGAAAAGATGAAAAGCCTCCGGAGAACCACTGGAAGAAAAGATTTCCCGAACTTGAAAAGGAGCTTCTGGATACCTATTACAAATTCAAAGGGTGGAACAATGACGGTATTCCTACCAAATCGTATTTACATGAGATGGGGCTGGATTACGTTGCAAAAGATTTTTTGAAGCGGGGTATCTTGACGGACAGTGAAGACGCTCCTTCCGAAGAGGATTCGGCGAAAAAAGAGTAG
- a CDS encoding NADH-ubiquinone oxidoreductase-F iron-sulfur binding region domain-containing protein: MARLNSPEALENFRQEIVSKRDPNTPCISICAGAGCIASGADEVIAAFKAELEKQGLTADVDTKGTGCPGFCERGPVVVIYPEEICYLQVTPQDVPEIVSRTIKEKKVVDRLLFEDPTTGEKAIHESDISFYKNQERNIIGSNIKIDPKSIEDYLAIGGYSALIKALFKMTAEQVVEEVKKSNLRGRGGAGFPAGKKWEGSRNAPEPIKYVIVNADEGDPGAFMDRALLEGNPHSILEGLIIGGYAIGAHEGYIYVRQEYPLAVVNINLAIRQAEAYGLLGKNILDSGFDFKVVVHQGAGAFVCGESTALMTALEGRVGEPRPKYVRSNIKGLWERPSVLNNVETWANVPLIINKGADWFTQIGTESSKGTKIFSLVGKITNTGLVEVPMGITLKDIIFKIGGGIPGGKKFKAVQTGGPSGGCIPEEQLGLKVGFDELTQAGSMMGSGGMIVMDEDTCMVDVARYFIHFLTDESCGKCVPCREGLRQMHKILTNITEGKGKAGDLELLEGLSEVAKEASLCALGKSAPNPFLSTLRYFRDEYEAHIKEKRCPALSCKELIAYHIDPAKCQACLICARKCPAEAIDGGKNKIHVIDQEKCTNCGTCFEVCPARFAAVKKISGEPVPSPIPEEERTISRKNKEK; this comes from the coding sequence ATGGCGCGGTTGAATTCGCCTGAAGCTTTAGAGAACTTCAGACAAGAGATAGTGTCCAAAAGAGACCCGAACACACCCTGCATCTCAATCTGTGCCGGGGCCGGTTGCATTGCATCCGGTGCAGATGAAGTCATTGCCGCTTTTAAGGCAGAGCTTGAAAAACAGGGCTTAACGGCTGATGTGGATACCAAGGGTACCGGGTGTCCCGGTTTTTGCGAGAGAGGACCCGTTGTGGTAATTTATCCCGAGGAGATATGCTATCTCCAGGTGACGCCACAAGATGTTCCCGAGATAGTCTCCCGGACCATAAAAGAGAAAAAGGTCGTTGATCGCCTGCTCTTTGAAGACCCGACCACAGGCGAAAAAGCAATCCATGAATCCGATATATCCTTTTATAAGAATCAGGAACGAAACATCATCGGCAGCAACATTAAAATTGATCCGAAAAGCATCGAAGATTATCTGGCAATCGGCGGTTATTCCGCCTTAATCAAAGCGCTTTTCAAGATGACCGCCGAGCAGGTCGTGGAGGAAGTCAAAAAATCGAACCTGAGAGGAAGGGGCGGCGCCGGTTTTCCTGCGGGAAAAAAGTGGGAAGGATCCCGCAATGCCCCTGAACCGATAAAATATGTGATTGTGAATGCCGACGAGGGTGACCCCGGCGCATTTATGGACAGAGCACTGCTTGAAGGAAATCCGCATTCAATCTTAGAGGGCTTGATTATCGGCGGCTATGCCATCGGCGCACACGAGGGCTATATTTACGTTCGACAGGAATACCCCCTGGCGGTAGTGAATATAAACCTCGCGATTAGGCAGGCGGAAGCGTATGGGTTGCTCGGGAAAAATATCCTTGACTCAGGCTTTGATTTTAAAGTTGTCGTGCACCAGGGGGCCGGTGCTTTTGTCTGTGGTGAGTCAACGGCCCTGATGACGGCACTGGAAGGCAGGGTGGGAGAGCCCAGACCCAAGTATGTTCGCTCCAACATCAAGGGCCTTTGGGAAAGACCCAGCGTGCTCAATAATGTTGAGACATGGGCGAATGTGCCGCTGATCATCAATAAAGGCGCTGACTGGTTTACGCAAATTGGAACTGAAAGCAGCAAAGGCACGAAAATATTCTCGCTGGTCGGTAAAATTACCAATACCGGTCTTGTGGAAGTACCCATGGGCATTACCCTGAAAGATATTATCTTCAAGATAGGCGGCGGCATCCCCGGCGGAAAGAAGTTCAAAGCCGTGCAGACCGGGGGTCCGTCCGGCGGATGTATCCCCGAGGAACAGCTGGGTTTAAAAGTCGGTTTTGATGAACTCACCCAGGCCGGCTCCATGATGGGGTCCGGCGGGATGATCGTCATGGATGAAGATACCTGTATGGTCGATGTCGCCCGGTACTTTATTCACTTTCTCACGGACGAATCCTGCGGCAAATGTGTTCCCTGCCGGGAAGGCTTAAGGCAGATGCATAAGATTCTTACGAATATCACCGAGGGAAAGGGAAAAGCGGGTGACCTTGAACTTTTAGAGGGGCTGTCCGAGGTAGCCAAGGAGGCTTCACTGTGTGCTTTAGGCAAAAGCGCCCCCAACCCGTTTTTAAGCACGCTGCGCTACTTCAGGGATGAGTATGAGGCCCACATCAAGGAGAAGCGCTGCCCGGCGTTGTCCTGCAAGGAGCTGATCGCGTACCATATTGATCCGGCCAAGTGTCAGGCCTGTTTGATTTGCGCGAGAAAATGTCCTGCCGAGGCGATTGACGGAGGCAAGAACAAGATCCATGTGATTGACCAGGAGAAATGCACAAATTGCGGAACCTGCTTTGAAGTTTGCCCTGCTCGGTTTGCTGCCGTAAAGAAGATTTCCGGCGAGCCGGTTCCGTCTCCAATTCCTGAAGAAGAAAGAACTATAAGCAGAAAGAACAAAGAAAAATGA
- a CDS encoding 2Fe-2S iron-sulfur cluster-binding protein — MSDILLQIDGKEVKAREGMTVLEAAQGAGISIPTLCHHEKLEPYGGCRLCIVEVDVRGRTNLVVSCVYPAAQDLVVKTRSEKIDRIRKTILELLLAHAPDSFELQALAKEYGADRDRFEKDASFCIHCGLCVRYCAEVKMKNAVGFVDRGTRKEISFIPEIASKECWDCKECFPLCPTSALQAAYVLSKALSSPPPSPETGSGT, encoded by the coding sequence ATGAGCGATATACTTTTACAGATCGATGGCAAAGAAGTCAAAGCTAGGGAAGGAATGACCGTCCTGGAGGCCGCCCAAGGTGCGGGGATATCGATTCCCACCCTCTGTCACCATGAAAAACTGGAACCTTATGGCGGGTGCCGGCTTTGCATCGTAGAGGTAGACGTTCGCGGCCGGACCAATCTCGTTGTTTCCTGCGTTTACCCGGCCGCACAAGATTTGGTCGTAAAGACCCGCTCTGAGAAGATAGATCGAATTCGCAAAACCATTTTGGAGCTATTGCTGGCGCATGCTCCGGATAGCTTTGAATTGCAGGCTTTGGCTAAAGAATACGGTGCAGACAGAGACCGTTTTGAAAAAGACGCCTCGTTTTGCATTCATTGCGGCCTGTGTGTCAGATACTGTGCCGAAGTCAAGATGAAGAACGCGGTCGGATTTGTTGACAGAGGAACAAGAAAAGAGATCAGTTTCATTCCGGAAATAGCATCCAAGGAGTGCTGGGACTGCAAGGAATGTTTTCCGCTTTGTCCGACATCGGCCCTGCAAGCCGCTTACGTTTTATCCAAGGCCCTGAGTTCTCCCCCACCTTCACCCGAAACCGGTTCGGGAACATAG
- a CDS encoding (4Fe-4S)-binding protein: protein MTAEKKKKLVKTIKIDVDKCNGCRACEVICSAFHAAPKYSSNNPARSRIRVIRDPLRDVYVPVKAGDYAVAECAGRDKYTIDGKEYDECSFCRASCPSRKEFKEPDSGLPLKCDMCEGEDEPLCVKWCLVDALTYEEREEEAEEQVEQEELEVGLESLASKFGVQKVRDTIARLSKKGENPRVKKED, encoded by the coding sequence GTGACGGCCGAGAAAAAAAAGAAACTAGTCAAAACCATAAAAATTGATGTGGATAAATGTAATGGGTGCCGGGCCTGTGAGGTAATCTGCTCCGCCTTTCACGCCGCGCCGAAATATAGCAGCAACAATCCGGCGAGGTCTCGTATCCGGGTGATCCGAGACCCCCTCAGAGACGTATATGTCCCTGTAAAGGCAGGAGATTATGCCGTTGCCGAATGTGCCGGCAGAGACAAATATACGATTGACGGAAAGGAATACGATGAGTGTTCCTTCTGCAGGGCTTCCTGCCCATCCAGAAAGGAGTTCAAAGAACCTGATTCCGGTCTGCCGCTAAAATGTGATATGTGCGAGGGCGAAGATGAGCCTTTGTGTGTGAAGTGGTGCCTTGTTGATGCCCTGACATATGAGGAAAGGGAAGAAGAGGCCGAAGAACAGGTGGAGCAGGAGGAGTTGGAGGTCGGACTGGAATCCCTTGCAAGCAAATTTGGTGTACAGAAGGTAAGGGACACCATTGCCCGGCTGTCAAAGAAGGGCGAAAACCCCAGGGTAAAAAAAGAGGATTGA
- a CDS encoding (Fe-S)-binding protein, translating to METVAPFIEVIDEIKEAGGEVFKLCFQCGLCDTVCPWNRVRQFSIRKIIRQATFGLTEIDGEDIWRCTTCGNCPRHCPRGVKQIEMGVSLRRIASAYEVFPASVRPARTARASLISEGNPLQFERKKRGDWAKDLSVKPFTEGMEVLYFVGCYLSYDPRMKKVAAATADILKKAGIDFGILGDKENCCGESIRKTGSEEVFKTLARENIKTFIENGVKKILVSSPHCYHTFKNEYPEFMVNFEVVHASQYILDLINTGRLQLAGEYGKKVTYHDPCYLGRHNDMYDAPREVLQKIPGLRLIEMPDSRKNSLCCGGGGGRIWMDTPKSERFSDLRLQQANAVGAEVLVTACPYCITNFEESRLNLEVEDVLEVKDITEIIQEVI from the coding sequence GTGGAGACTGTAGCCCCCTTCATAGAAGTTATCGACGAGATAAAAGAGGCCGGTGGAGAGGTTTTCAAGCTGTGCTTTCAGTGCGGACTGTGCGATACGGTTTGTCCTTGGAATCGGGTCAGACAATTCAGCATTCGCAAGATCATCCGTCAAGCCACGTTCGGTTTGACGGAGATAGACGGCGAAGATATATGGCGATGTACGACCTGCGGAAATTGCCCCCGGCATTGCCCCAGGGGCGTAAAACAGATAGAAATGGGGGTGTCCTTGCGCCGGATCGCTTCGGCTTATGAGGTTTTCCCCGCTTCTGTCCGTCCCGCCCGCACGGCCAGAGCCAGTCTTATTTCTGAAGGCAACCCCCTGCAGTTTGAACGAAAAAAGCGAGGGGATTGGGCAAAAGATCTTTCTGTGAAACCGTTCACGGAAGGTATGGAGGTGTTATATTTCGTCGGCTGTTACCTCAGCTATGATCCCAGAATGAAAAAAGTCGCTGCTGCCACAGCCGATATCCTTAAAAAAGCCGGGATCGATTTTGGGATATTAGGCGACAAGGAGAATTGCTGCGGCGAAAGCATCCGCAAGACCGGCAGCGAAGAGGTATTTAAAACCCTGGCCAGGGAAAACATCAAAACGTTCATCGAAAATGGCGTAAAGAAAATATTGGTCTCGTCCCCCCACTGCTACCACACCTTCAAAAACGAATATCCCGAATTTATGGTGAACTTTGAGGTGGTTCATGCCTCTCAATATATTTTGGACCTTATCAATACGGGCAGACTTCAACTCGCCGGTGAGTATGGGAAAAAAGTCACGTATCATGACCCCTGTTACCTGGGGCGTCATAATGACATGTACGACGCGCCCCGGGAGGTTCTCCAGAAGATACCGGGACTTAGACTGATTGAGATGCCTGATTCACGCAAAAACAGCCTCTGCTGCGGCGGCGGCGGCGGCCGGATCTGGATGGATACACCCAAGAGTGAAAGATTTTCGGACCTCAGATTACAACAAGCCAATGCGGTCGGGGCTGAGGTGCTGGTGACGGCCTGTCCTTACTGCATCACCAATTTCGAGGAAAGCAGGTTAAACTTGGAGGTTGAGGATGTCCTGGAGGTTAAGGATATAACAGAAATTATCCAGGAAGTAATTTAG
- a CDS encoding NAD(P)H-dependent oxidoreductase subunit E → MDNERIDQIIDKHQGEASSLIQVLLEIQSENNWLPKEALERVSEKLHVPLTRIQHIATFYKAFSLVPKGRHGIHVCMGTACHVRGAGRVLDTVQDLTGIKPGETDLELKFSLETVNCLGCCALGPVVEIDGKTHGKMAPTKTADVLKNYE, encoded by the coding sequence ATGGATAATGAAAGAATCGATCAGATCATTGATAAACATCAGGGCGAAGCCAGTTCACTCATTCAAGTACTACTGGAGATTCAGAGTGAAAACAATTGGCTTCCCAAGGAAGCGTTAGAGAGGGTCAGCGAGAAGTTGCACGTCCCGTTGACCCGGATACAGCACATTGCCACCTTTTATAAAGCCTTTAGCTTAGTCCCCAAGGGGCGTCATGGCATTCACGTTTGCATGGGGACGGCCTGTCATGTCCGTGGCGCCGGGCGCGTCCTCGATACGGTGCAGGACCTGACGGGGATTAAACCCGGCGAAACGGACCTAGAGTTGAAGTTCAGCCTGGAGACCGTTAACTGCCTCGGCTGCTGCGCCTTGGGACCGGTGGTGGAAATCGATGGGAAGACTCACGGGAAGATGGCGCCGACCAAGACGGCAGACGTATTAAAAAACTACGAGTAG
- a CDS encoding hydrogenase iron-sulfur subunit — translation MSTGLKFKPRILGFVCHWUAYGAADLAGVSRLQYTNEIRLIRVMCSGRVDLEFILRAFSNGQDGVLIGGCRLNECNYITHGNYDALSNTHLCKKIMEHIGLDPERLRIAFMSGADGILLAEVINDFTRKVKELGPLGKGEGIDEKGLKFKLEAARKLVPYIRLVERERLRIPVKSEEMYHQFFNSDEFNRLFDELIGDQLAVSQITSLLGERPLSTGEIAERLGLNPSEVSRHMNSSSRHGFVRYDASRNCYTLA, via the coding sequence ATGAGTACGGGTCTTAAATTTAAACCAAGAATATTAGGTTTTGTCTGCCATTGGTGAGCGTACGGCGCTGCGGACCTGGCTGGAGTTTCCAGACTACAATATACCAATGAGATCAGGCTTATTCGCGTCATGTGTTCCGGCAGAGTCGACCTGGAATTCATACTCAGGGCCTTCTCAAATGGACAGGATGGCGTCTTAATCGGCGGCTGCCGCTTAAATGAATGTAATTATATTACCCATGGAAATTACGATGCATTAAGCAATACGCATCTATGTAAAAAAATAATGGAACACATCGGCCTGGACCCGGAAAGGTTGCGGATCGCATTCATGTCCGGTGCCGACGGGATCCTTTTGGCTGAAGTTATTAATGATTTTACCCGCAAGGTGAAGGAATTGGGCCCTCTCGGCAAGGGCGAAGGCATCGATGAAAAGGGATTAAAATTCAAGCTTGAAGCCGCTAGAAAATTAGTCCCTTACATTCGACTGGTTGAAAGAGAGCGGCTGAGAATCCCTGTTAAATCGGAAGAAATGTATCATCAATTTTTCAACAGCGACGAATTTAACAGGCTCTTTGATGAATTAATCGGCGATCAATTGGCCGTCAGCCAGATCACGTCGCTCCTGGGGGAAAGACCCCTTTCCACCGGAGAAATCGCCGAGCGTTTAGGCCTGAATCCGTCTGAAGTGTCCAGGCACATGAACAGTTCATCAAGGCATGGATTCGTCCGGTACGATGCAAGCCGGAACTGCTATACGCTCGCGTAG
- a CDS encoding FAD-dependent oxidoreductase, whose translation MPTEIIQQFSGSLGDSNFGDVLVVGGGVSGIQASLDLATAGFKVYLVEKGPSIGGHMAQLDKTFPTNDCSMUILSPKLVEVGRHPNIEILTLTEVDRVKGEAGDFKVTLTKKPRYILEDKCTGCTTCVKYCPVEYPDPFNQEISKNKAVHVYFSQAIPLVTYIDENCLFLKEKKCDICRGVCQNDAIDFNQTAEEVEVNVGAIILSSGVEPFDPKVRDEYGYGKMQNVVTSMDYERLLSSTGPYGGEVLRTSDKAHPRKIAWVQCVGSRRVTPGENSYCSGVCCTYTQKQVILTKDHYADAACTIFHNDIRSHGKDFERYYQRAEKLPGVRFIRSYVAIDREIPESKNVVVRYATNDEGVKEEEFELVVLSVGLNPPADVKGLANTFGIELDSHGFCKTSPSNPMLTNRPGIFVSGAFQGPTDIPESVFSASGAGDQCGEFLDYRRGKLSTERIYPPEKDVSREAPKIGVFVCHCGANIGSVVNVPSIVEYVLTLPDVVYATEQLFSCATNSAREITDLAKEKGLNRVVIGACSPRTLEPLFRDTLREAGLNQYYCEMANIREHNSWVHTKEKEAATRKAKDIVRMSVARARYLEPLQEFDLPVNKTALVVGGGVAGMTCALSIARQGHPVHLVEKVAALGGMARRIHTILEGMDVQAYLDDMIRAVYKNPLIHVSHNATITDVSGYVGNFITTVETEGSVKEIKHGASVIAIGADVYKPTEYLYGENDKVFTHLELGEQIAKGNEKVTQAESLVMIQCVGCRNEDRNYCSRVCCSHAVKNALKLKEINPGMLIYILFRDMRTYGFREDFYREASDKDVKFIRYEPEDPPRVEAVEGGGKSILRVTVPDPILGDRLAIDADVLSLAAAVIPSAETNKVAGLFKVTLSPDNFFKEAHVKLKPVEFAADGVFLCGTAHYPKHIPETINQAYGAAGRVLTLLSKDTVTASASVAVVTDDDCVSCGACITACTYDAIAFRDTPRGKKAWVNPVICKGDGVCNAKCPTGAIALKHFTDEALCSQIDAAVSAEEIIKQIDAAIGAV comes from the coding sequence TTGCCGACAGAAATCATTCAACAATTTTCCGGAAGCCTTGGCGACAGTAATTTTGGGGACGTTTTGGTTGTGGGTGGCGGGGTCAGCGGTATTCAAGCCTCCCTTGACCTTGCCACCGCGGGCTTTAAGGTTTATCTGGTCGAGAAAGGGCCGAGCATCGGCGGCCATATGGCCCAGCTGGACAAGACCTTTCCCACCAATGACTGCTCCATGTGAATACTCTCGCCCAAACTGGTCGAGGTCGGCCGGCATCCCAACATAGAAATCCTGACCCTTACTGAAGTCGACAGGGTAAAAGGAGAAGCAGGTGACTTCAAGGTAACCCTGACGAAGAAGCCCCGGTATATTTTAGAGGATAAATGCACGGGTTGTACAACCTGTGTAAAATACTGCCCGGTGGAATACCCTGATCCATTTAATCAGGAAATATCCAAGAATAAAGCCGTCCATGTATACTTTTCCCAGGCCATTCCCCTTGTCACGTATATTGATGAAAACTGTCTCTTCCTGAAGGAAAAGAAATGTGATATCTGCCGGGGCGTATGCCAGAATGACGCCATAGATTTCAATCAAACGGCGGAGGAGGTCGAGGTAAACGTAGGGGCGATCATACTGTCTTCCGGCGTTGAGCCGTTTGATCCCAAGGTGAGGGATGAATATGGCTACGGAAAGATGCAGAACGTGGTAACCAGTATGGACTATGAACGGCTGCTGTCCTCCACCGGTCCATACGGCGGCGAAGTGCTGCGTACCTCCGACAAAGCGCATCCCCGCAAAATCGCCTGGGTTCAATGCGTCGGTTCCAGACGGGTAACCCCGGGTGAGAACAGCTATTGTTCAGGCGTGTGCTGCACCTATACCCAGAAACAGGTCATTCTGACAAAAGACCATTACGCAGACGCAGCATGTACGATATTCCATAACGATATTCGTTCCCATGGCAAGGATTTTGAACGATACTATCAAAGAGCGGAGAAACTCCCCGGGGTTCGATTTATCAGAAGCTACGTCGCCATCGATAGAGAGATACCGGAAAGCAAGAATGTCGTCGTAAGATATGCGACCAACGACGAGGGCGTAAAAGAGGAAGAATTCGAGCTGGTGGTATTGTCCGTTGGATTGAACCCGCCCGCTGATGTGAAGGGCCTGGCAAACACGTTCGGCATCGAGCTTGATTCACACGGATTCTGTAAAACAAGCCCTTCCAATCCCATGTTAACCAACAGGCCGGGGATTTTTGTAAGCGGGGCCTTCCAGGGTCCTACGGATATCCCCGAATCGGTTTTTAGCGCTAGCGGGGCCGGCGATCAATGCGGTGAATTCCTTGACTACCGGCGGGGGAAGCTGTCCACGGAAAGAATATATCCCCCCGAGAAGGATGTCTCCAGGGAAGCGCCGAAGATAGGCGTTTTTGTGTGCCATTGCGGAGCGAATATCGGAAGCGTGGTAAACGTTCCTTCCATCGTTGAATATGTCTTGACCTTACCCGATGTCGTTTATGCCACGGAACAGCTGTTTTCATGTGCGACCAATTCCGCCAGGGAAATAACCGACCTGGCAAAGGAAAAAGGGCTCAATCGGGTGGTTATCGGCGCCTGCTCTCCCAGGACCCTTGAACCGTTATTCCGGGACACCCTTCGAGAGGCGGGACTGAATCAATATTACTGTGAGATGGCGAATATCAGGGAGCATAACTCCTGGGTTCACACCAAGGAAAAGGAAGCGGCCACCCGGAAGGCCAAGGATATCGTCCGGATGTCGGTGGCGCGGGCGCGCTATCTGGAGCCGTTGCAGGAATTTGATCTGCCGGTTAACAAGACGGCCTTAGTGGTCGGCGGCGGTGTTGCCGGCATGACGTGCGCCCTCTCCATCGCCAGGCAGGGACATCCGGTTCACCTGGTGGAAAAGGTGGCAGCCCTGGGGGGAATGGCGCGAAGGATTCACACCATCCTGGAAGGAATGGATGTTCAGGCATATTTAGATGACATGATACGCGCGGTTTATAAGAACCCCTTGATACATGTATCTCATAACGCCACCATCACGGACGTTTCCGGGTATGTGGGAAATTTTATAACCACGGTGGAAACCGAAGGCAGCGTCAAGGAGATAAAACATGGCGCCTCCGTCATTGCCATCGGTGCGGATGTATATAAACCAACCGAATACCTGTATGGCGAAAACGACAAGGTGTTCACCCACCTTGAGCTGGGGGAGCAGATCGCCAAAGGAAATGAAAAGGTCACCCAGGCCGAGAGTCTGGTAATGATCCAATGCGTCGGCTGCAGGAATGAGGACAGAAATTACTGCAGCAGGGTCTGTTGCAGCCATGCCGTAAAGAACGCCTTGAAACTGAAAGAGATAAACCCTGGGATGCTGATCTATATCCTTTTCAGGGACATGCGAACGTATGGGTTCAGAGAGGACTTTTACCGGGAGGCGTCGGACAAAGATGTAAAGTTCATCCGTTATGAGCCGGAGGACCCGCCCCGGGTGGAAGCGGTGGAAGGGGGGGGCAAGTCCATTTTAAGGGTAACCGTTCCTGATCCTATTTTGGGTGACAGGCTTGCAATAGATGCCGATGTTCTTTCTTTGGCCGCCGCTGTCATTCCCTCTGCAGAAACCAATAAAGTGGCCGGATTATTCAAGGTAACCTTGAGCCCGGATAATTTTTTCAAAGAGGCTCATGTCAAATTAAAACCGGTTGAGTTTGCTGCAGACGGCGTTTTTCTTTGTGGAACCGCTCACTATCCCAAGCATATACCGGAAACGATCAACCAGGCTTATGGCGCTGCCGGCCGGGTCTTAACGCTTCTTTCAAAAGATACCGTCACAGCCTCAGCCTCGGTTGCCGTGGTAACAGACGACGATTGCGTATCGTGCGGGGCTTGTATTACAGCTTGTACCTATGACGCCATCGCGTTTCGTGATACGCCCCGGGGCAAAAAGGCCTGGGTGAATCCTGTTATCTGTAAAGGGGACGGGGTCTGTAACGCAAAGTGTCCAACCGGAGCGATTGCCCTCAAGCACTTTACAGATGAAGCGCTCTGTAGCCAGATTGATGCAGCGGTTTCAGCGGAAGAGATCATAAAACAAATTGATGCGGCAATTGGAGCGGTGTAG